One genomic segment of Hordeum vulgare subsp. vulgare chromosome 2H, MorexV3_pseudomolecules_assembly, whole genome shotgun sequence includes these proteins:
- the LOC123430622 gene encoding ferric reduction oxidase 2 — protein MDDRTLGKGRKYAPSPAAAAVVRSAVLLLSAVVFVGWLMMWAMLPTRAYSSTWAPKLAALTGFGKQGVRMTVYVFPVLFVYVVACVYLHLQQKGTDPDTQSRTSTRMAAWRRPVLVRGPLGIVTGIELAFLLMLVALLVWFYCAYISVEFSKLRVKPGEKLWQAELEKAARRLGTVGSLCCALLFLPVARGSALLPLVGLTSESSIKYHVWLGNMAMVFFTAHGFCYVFFWASTDQIHLMTKWARTRVSNVAGELALLCGLAMWATALPRIRRRMFELFYYAHHLYVPFIVFSALHMGVTVFCFVLPGVFLFAVDRCLRFLRSRARVRLVSSRLLPSGAVELNFAKSPCLRYNPTSTLFINVPCVSRLQWHPFSVTSSSSLEPDTLSVVVKNRGGWTRRLYETISSLPPSGGHLGVSVEGPYSPAAGFTPLLRHDSLVMVSGGIGITPFISVIRELVYQSGMAETASMPRLLLVCVFRTSAELDMLDLLVPGAGGLYGTPRLDLRIEAFVTSGSEPRAGNDAHKRPCQQVWYKPWPSDAPVSPALGSNGWLWLGAVVSSSFAAFLALVAALQRFYIYPVDRDTNHVYPWAARTMLNLLFLGVSVAGVSGAAFLWNKRRSAEEGKKIKSVDGPTPGMSPVSLLHWAGGGGVERELESLPTQPLAQATNVHFGHRPDLKRMLLGIHDENVGVMASGPSGMLEEVATICSCELASNLHFQSISFTW, from the exons ATGGACGATCGCACTCTCGGCAAAGGTAGGAAGTATGCACcatcgccggcggcggcggcggtggtcagGAGCGCCGTGCTTCTCCTGTCCGCCGTCGTGTTCGTGGGGTGGCTCATGATGTGGGCCATGTTGCCGACCAGAGCTTACAGCTCGACGTGGGCGCCCAAGCTTGCGGCGCTCACCGGCTTCGGGAAACAAG GGGTTAGGATGACGGTGTACGTGTTCCCGGTGCTGTTCGTCTACGTTGTTGCGTGCGTTTACCTGCATTTGCAGCAGAAGGGGACTGACCCTGACACCCAAAGCCGGACCAG TACGAGGATGGCAGCCTGGAGGAGGCCCGTGCTGGTGAGAGGCCCTCTGGGGATCGTGACGGGCATAGAGCTCGCCTTCTTGCTCATGCTGGTGGCGCTCCTCGTCTGGTTCTACTGCGCGTACATCAGCGTCGAGTTCTCGAAGCTGCGCGTCAAGCCAGGCGAGAAACT GTGGCAGGCGGAGCTGGAGAAAGCGGCGCGGCGGCTCGGCACGGTCGGGAGCCTGTGCTGCGCGCTTCTGTTCCTCCCCGTCGCACGCGGCTCGGCCCTCCTGCCGCTCGTCGGCCTCACGTCGGAGTCCAGCATCAAGTACCATGTCTGGCTGGGCAACATGGCCATGGTCTTCTTCACCGCTCATGGGTTCTGCTACGTCTTTTTCTGGGCATCCACTGATCAAATCCACCTG ATGACGAAATGGGCGAGGACGAGGGTCTCGAACGTGGCCGGCGAGCTGGCGTTGCTCTGCGGCCTCGCGATGTGGGCGACGGCGCTGCCGCGCATCCGCCGCCGGATGTTCGAGCTCTTCTACTACGCGCACCACCTCTACGTCCCCTTCATCGTGTTCTCCGCGCTCCACATGGGCGTCACCGTGTTCTGCTTCGTGCTGCCCGGCGTCTTCCTCTTCGCCGTCGACCGGTGCCTCCGGTTCCTGCGGTCGCGCGCCCGCGTTCGCCTCGTCTCTTCCCGCCTCCTGCCGTCAGGCGCCGTCGAGCTCAACTTCGCCAAAAGCCCCT GTTTGAGGTACAATCCAACGAGCACGCTCTTCATCAACGTCCCGTGCGTCTCGCGGCTCCAATGGCACCCTTTCTCGGTGACGTCGAGCAGCAGCCTCGAGCCGGACACGCTCAGCGTCGTCGTCAAGAACAGAGGCGGGTGGACGCGGAGGCTATACGAGACGATCTCGTCTCTGCCCCCGTCGGGTGGCCACCTCGGCGTCTCGGTCGAGGGACCGTACAGTCCGGCCGCCGGGTTCACGCCCTTGTTGAGGCACGACTCGCTGGTGATGGTCAGCGGTGGCATCGGCATCACGCCGTTCATCTCCGTCATCCGCGAGCTGGTTTACCAGAGCGGCATGGCAGAAACGGCGTCCATGCCGAGGCTCCTCCTCGTCTGCGTCTTCAGGACGTCGGCCGAGCTCGACATGCTGGACCTCCTCGTCCCGGGCGCCGGCGGCCTCTACGGCACCCCCCGCCTTGACCTGCGCATCGAGGCCTTCGTGACGAGCGGGAGCGAGCCCCGCGCCGGCAACGACGCGCACAAGCGGCCTTGCCAACAGGTCTGGTATAAGCCGTGGCCGTCGGACGCGCCCGTCTCGCCGGCGCTCGGCTCCAACGGCTGGCTCTGGCTCGGCGCCGTCGTGTCCTCGTCGTTCGCCGCGTTCCTCGCGCTCGTCGCCGCGCTGCAGCGGTTCTACATCTACCCGGTGGACCGCGACACCAACCACGTGTACCCGTGGGCGGCCAGAACGATGCTGAACCTGCTGTTCCTCGGCGTCAGCGTCGCCGGCGTCTCCGGTGCGGCGTTCCTGTGGAACAAGCGGAGGAGCGccgaggaggggaagaagataaAGAGCGTGGACGGGCCTACGCCGGGCATGTCGCCGGTGTCGTTGCTCCACTGGGCAGGTGGAGGCGGCGTGGAGAGGGAGCTGGAGAGCTTGCCTACGCAGCCTCTTGCGCAGGCTACCAATGTGCACTTCGGCCACCGTCCAGATCTCAAGA GGATGTTGCTGGGGATTCACGACGAAAACGTTGGGGTGATGGCCAGTGGTCCGTCGGGGATGCTTGAGGAGGTCGCGACTATCTGCTCGTGTGAGCTGGCGAGCAATCTGCATTTCCAGTCGATAAGCTTCACCTGGTGA